AAGAATTACAAATCTGTCAACCCCTTTTGGAAGTAGTATTTCTTTTGTTACTGAACAAATTAATGTTGGGGGTATGATTCTTTATTGGGAggattatacattaaacaagtgaTAAGCTTGAATTCAAATCATAGCCTTTAGTTGTGGAAGAGTCATAAGAAATCACATACTGGAACACTGTCACTTTATAGCATATTTTAGGAGGTGAACTTTGGATATGCAGTCAGAAGCCTGGCTTCTCTGAACTAGTTTCTTGTTCTATAATACCTACCCCACAGAGTCATTGTGAGGGTTACACAAAATCATGTTTTCAACATGCTCTATAATATGTTATGGTTGCTTTAgataaagaaaaacactgaaacaaaATGACTGGTCCAGGACATCTAAATGGCTAGCCTCAGAGTAAGGCCTGCAACTCATATATCTGACTCTAAATCCAGTGCTTTTCCCAGTAAATTGCTATTTCCCAAAATTTGATGGTGAGATGATTTTAGGAGGCAACTGCAATAAATTTAGGAGGTGCTGGAACACAGCATTAAATACTATAAATCACAGTgagaaaattattcctttttcGATTCTTTCAAACTTGACACCTTGATGGCATCAAGGAGAAGAGTTTCAGTTTGGTGCTGGTTTTCTTTAAAACTCTCTACATCTTGCTGATCTCATTTCCTAATAAAGATAAAACAGGTCTTAGGGTTCAGCACTGTGTTAGAATACTAAAATTTTGTTCTCAGTATACTTATTATGTTTACTTTCTATTATAGAAAACTACATCTGTTTTTCGTTTACAACACATATTACTGTTGGTAATAATATCTTAATataactactttaaaaatccCTCTACGAAGAAAactaatatttcttttgttttcttttcaataattaAACACTAGGTTATAAATAGgtcaataaaaccaaaatctAAGACTTAAATTTCATATCCACTTGGGCTCAGACAAACTCAGagattttgtatatgtgtgtattagaAAATGAAACTGGTCTACAATCAGTGCTCAATGCATGTACAGTCAATAACACGCAAGCAATGGGTCACGCATGCCTGTGGCTACGTGCACTTGTGGTAACTGAACAGTTTAGAGTCCTATCGCTTAATACTCCAGAAGCAttagaggagagaagagaaaagaggatgtTGATCTGTGGGCTGTTCTAGTTCAGAGTTCAGAGATTCAGTGTTCCGCaagcaagggaaaaaatatcTTCCGCGGTGATCACGCTGAAGGGAATCTTTCactatttattttcttggcttGATTTGAATCCAGAGTGAAAAGATTTTTGGCTCCTTACTCTATGGATCCCTTGAGATGACTTTCaactaattttaaatgaaataagacGTGGATCTCTCACCCTCATAACCCTCCCCTCCTCTATCTTTTTAATTTGCATCTTAATGACTTTATACTGCTTCTGGTTGTATTCCAGGTTCTTATTGGAGAAGAAAACCTCAAGCTTTCTGCTTTCCAATCTTATCAGAACAACAGTTAAAAGAGAGACATGAATGGAACACTGGCTGAAGGATAGGTAGTTCCTCCAATCATCcagattttctaaattttaaatatggaTGAAGTCAGACCAACAGAGTGCTATGGACCTGGACCAAATCATCTTGAGCTGATCCAtcgcttttaaaaaaagttcacatcaggggcttccctggtagcgcagtggttgagagtccgcctgctgatgcagaggacacgggttcatgccctggtccgggaagatcccacatgccgcagagcggctgggcccgtgagcctgcgcgtccggagcctgtgctccgcaacgggagagaccacaacagtgagaggcccgcgtaccgccaaaaaaaaaaaaaaaaaaaaagttcacatcaATAATTTCTTATCAGATTGTGCCAAGGAACAGATAAGAAACAGCCTAGGAAATTTagattctgaatttattttagaaatatttttgaggACATTAGCTACTATGACACACATAGAGTGTCTTGTTCCCCTGATGAGGACCTGGAAGAgaaatttctctctcatttcagTACCAGTAAAAGCTGTGTTTCTTCTGAGaacttggtttatttttattttgtggacACCAtaaattcatgtttctttttcgGGGAAATTCATAACCAAGACTGAAGCCTCCCTGTACCAACTGTATGGTAATTTCACtacacatttttatgtatttacctGGCTTCAACTTATTTTCCCTTTGCCTTGATTTAGTCATCTGTTTATTTGATCTTCATGCTGTGTGTGATTTTATAAGTTATTCAAGACCTTATGGAATATGATTGAGAAGAAATTAGAGACATACATATTAATACTGATAAAACATTGGCATCCCTTAGCCATGATCTCTTATTGCATCTCTTATTGcatcttttttaaattacagagttCAGATTCATAGATCCATGAAAATTTAAGAGCCCTTTCTTCCTGTCCCTAAGAAaaccattcctttatttttttgtgataagCTATATGATTTCCTCTAATGATGCCATAAATTCTTTGGGGTGGGGAAATGGTGAAACTCCCAGAGGAATATCTGGATTGGTGAAACTCACAACCATTGTTGGATGTCTCTTTGGCCTTCTATTCTGAAGTAGCAGAGTCTATTCCAATAAGATTTGTGAGATCAAACTACTCTAATTCCTAAGAAAGGGGACGAGGTGAGGAGAAAACTAATATTTCATCAGGTGTCAACTATGTATCAACTACATATGCTAAGCACACAATATATTACTCAGTCTTtacaaaggaaaattttatttcctctagAGGAATCCTTACCTTGATATAAGAGTTTCagtgtaataataatgatgatgatagtgaaaacattttttataacacCGCTAACtaacttactgtgtgccaggtattgtgtTATCACTTTACAGGTAATGGGATCTCCAAtgtaaaaccaaacaaacctCAAATTGTGTACCTATGATACTCTACCTACCTCGGGACCCAGGAAGATTAAAAAATGCTTGCTTTGGCTCAAAATTCTGCTGTATGTACAGTGATAACTTAAGATCATTGTGCTTCTGGTAGTTCTTCAAGGCTTCAATTCTCAGCTCGATCACTTGGCCATTAAAGTCATTCTATAAgagaacatttttcaaaactacTCATATAGTATTGACTTCTCTAAATCCACTATTACCTGAATCCTTTTAACtcagaagtttaaaaatgaaCCTATCATGCTCAGTCTTTAAAAGTGGGCAGAAATTATGTgtgatttttccccccatttcaAATAGGACAAAATCAAGATCATAGGGAAAAAGTGCTATACTCAAGGTGAAGCTGGAGATAGGTCTCTTCAGCCATCTTCCcacaaaacatttcttttagcATGACAATTGGTAATCCAGATGAGAGGATCAGGTTTACCATTAGGAAACTAAAAGCCTCTATATTGCATGAATGAAATTGTACCCTGTGTCCAGCCTTGGAAGACTTAGTACCTGAATGAAGTTAGCTTGTTCCTGATACCTGACCCATTCCATTTTCCTCTGTTGCTTTTCCTGGTGGAAGAAAGAGCCTCTGGTGACAAAGTAAATTGAGATCAGAAATCAGTTTTCTCAATATGCTGCAAAGACTTTATAGCAAAATTATGGTGTCATAGATTCACTAATATATTGGTTTCAACTGCAGTCCTCTTAATTGGCATCACCTGTACATCCCACTCTCCAAAAGCTAAAAGCTAAAAGAACAGGATGTTTTCTATCAATGAGTTGGCTGCAGGAAGATTAGATACAAGCATAATATCtctaaataaatgttcaaaaacaaattaacaaGTGTTTTGACATCACATAGCTATTTCAAAGTTGTCATTATTGGTACAGATTTTCCCACTTTGCTCTAGCTATCATGATTTACCAGAAACTTGCCGTGTCACTGACTCAGATGTAATACCCCAAGGGAACCAGATCTCCTATAAAATTTTGTATCAGTTCAGGAGCACACTTAGGCAGATTATTGCTACATTAAAGATTTCTAATCTATCAGCTCTAAAAGCCACTACTTTCAGAAAGATCATACTACCTTCCTTATTTCCTTCACTTTCTCTGCATACAATGTCTCCAGTTCATTCTTGGTCTTCCTAGATGATGAGGGGGTTTGGGGAGCCTGGGAATAAAGAAGATAGCTAAAGGAAAAGGAGGTCCCAGGAAAGAAATGCAATGTCTTAGCAGACAGTAAATCCAATATACCCTTAAGGCCCAGATCCTTCCTATCTGTCTACCCTAATCAGTCCTGATTCTCAACGGGCTGTTGCCATCTGTGTGGCATCAACAACTTTGAAATTCTGAGCACCATGCAGTCCACTTGCCTTTCTGTCCTGTAAGTCTGCTTTGTTCTTTATCTGCAGTGCTTTTTGTTGATCACTGAGTTCTTCTGTGCTGAATGTCTGTAGAGAGACATTTTGGCAAAGCTTTAAATTACTGGGACTTCATGAGGGAAGTGGAAAGCCAATGTCAAGGCTTTTGGTTCCTGCCAGTCAGAAAACTCTCAGGGCCTGATATGAAAAGTGTACTACCAAAGGAGGTTCAGAATGGAATGAGCCCTTCCATCTGGTCTTTTGAGTGaaacttataataataaaaactattaactGAACCTTTATTATATGTCAATCACTACTGTAAGCTACTTACTACATTACTTATTTACTCTACTACATTACAaatgttctcatttaatcctcacaggactatttttatttccattttatagataagaaaactgagccttagagaggttaagtcatttgtTTAGGGTGACTCAGTTAGGAAAGTACAGAGCTGGAATCTGAACCAGATCTCTTGGACTCTGAAGTCTGTCTTCTTAACCACTAGGCATACGATCTTGTCTCTCTATTTCTCATTGTCTAAAAGTATGGGGAGGGAAAGTCAATCACAAGCTCAGCTATATGGACATCCCTTATACAAAGTCTTTTGGGAGCTCTGGAGAAACTGGATTTTGATAGAGGAATGATGCTGGCATATTTCCTATCACTAAGACTCAAGAACTCAGAAACTAAAACTTCTCACAACTCATAGAATTGATTTGTAGCTGCCACTAAGAACTAGGAGCAGATCTCAGTACAAGATGCAGTGCTTGATAGTATCCTAATTATCTGTGGAAAGGTGAGATGGAAAAAGCAGTCAGCGATCACACTCACACCTGTTTATATCACAAGACAATTCAGGTCTCATAATTTGTGAAAAAACACTTGGATCCCAAAGCCTTAGTCCACAAAGGAATTTCTACCCCTGCTTGGTTTCCcagcaaaatatttttgtattaaacAATGCTGTGATTATTGCAAAGTCAAAGGGGAATTAGAATCAGGTATTCGTTCATTCAACTTACATTTATTGATTGTCTACTATGGGTCAAGCATTGTGCTACATGCTAGGGATTCCAAGATGAACAAAGCAATCAAGATACTGGAGAAGCATGTATTCCAGAACAGGGCAGggagataataaacaaataaaataataataacacaataaaatttaaaaaatagtgatcTTATATTATAAAAAGTGCTACGGAAGACATGAACAGAATTGTATAATaggaagggtgtgtgtggggggtgatGTCCTTTTTCAGGTGGAGTGaataaggagggcttccctgaggaggtgacatttaagcggagacctgaaggatgagaatgAGCCAACTATAAGAAAATAGCATTACAAAGCCCAGGgataaagcaaaagcaaaagtcTTTAGAAAGGAAAGGTCTTGGCATGTGGAGACCAGTGTGGGAGGGGAGGACTTCTATGAGAGGAGACTAGAAAGGTAGGCAAGAGCCAGACTATACCTGGAATGGCTGTAAAGGGTTTTCCTAAGGAGAGTGACATTACTTGATTGTTTTAAATAAGATCAGAGAATGAATTGGAATGAGGCATGGGTGGAAACAGAGACATGAAAAAATGAGGATGTAGACCAGAAAAAAGGGAAGCTTCTTTGCATTCTGGTTTGTAAGACAGATACTTTCAAGAGATCCTTAGAGGCACACATACCTTGTTCCATAGCATCTCCATTTCCTTCCGAAGcatcttgtttttcctttcctggtggagaggaaaaagcaaatagaaatatGTGTTTGTCTAGTCATTAAAGTTGGAAGAAATTACTAATAGGGGGACTAAGGGGTAGGGGCATAGTAAACCACAGAGGAAGGCAATAAATGGGCCTAGCCCCAAACCCAGGAACATGAGAGATAagattgatgatgatgataaaaaataataacaatttggAATAGTAACTTTAATTATGGTAATTGTGGTATATCAATATAGTAATGAGTTTCTCACACTTGAAACACGTAAGATGTTCTGATCATATGGCAGTTTCTTTGGGGCTTAGACCACTAATTTTTAAGATCCTttatgttgttaatttttttaaataaatttatttatatttttatttatttatttttggctgtgttggttctttgttgctgcacaaaagctttctctagttgctgagagcaggggctacgcttcattgcggtgcgcgggcttctcattgtggtggcttctctttgttgcggagcacaggctctgggtgcacgggcttcagtagttgtggctcgggggctctagagcacaggttcagtagctgtggcgcatgggcttagttgtttcgcggcatgtgggatcttcccagaccagggcttgaacccgtgtcctctgcactggcaggcggattcttaaccactgtgccaccaaggaagtcctatattgttaatttctttaaatcttgAAAGAATCTCTCAGACCaaactctttcctttcttttactttggttattttctatttcttctgaaatGTGAGGGGTTAATATGCTTGTATGCATTAACCTTTAGATGAAAAGTTTTTCAAAAgtcaaaaaaatagaatttttgctAGCTAGTTCTTATTCTTCCCAACATTTCACCTGACTCCCTTTGGTTCACCCAGGACTTTTCTAGATCAAGGACCTATGAGTGTTGGAGCACCAATGCTAGAGATGAGCACTCTGTCTGACAGCAATGGAATTGAGAGCCCTGTTCAGAAGGCCATTCCCTGGAGTGCCCACCAACCTCTTACCAGATTCTGCTTCGTCTCTTCTGCTTCCTTAATGAGCTCAATGACTGAGGATTCACCATTCCCCTTCCCTGCCATGATCTGCCTCATGATCTGCAGACTAGAAAGAAGACAGAGATATCACAAAACATAATACTtcctaaaaagaaatattaatattccATGACCAGTCAGAAACTACTCTACCATGAGAGGGAGATAGGGGCTGAAATCACAAGATTTATGGAAGTCCTTCTAGACATAGAAGGTCTCGAAAAGACAATTTCATTCCTAATTGACGTTTGCCTTAGGTATGTGCTCTATAACGAATTCTGTGCTCTGTAAGGCTCAGAACTTAGGTGTCCAACAGCTAGTGAGACTCCTCTCCACCCCTTCAGAAGAAAGTTTTGTTATATGACTTTTGGGGTAGAAGGGGACTTTTTTTGCCTCTGTGAAGAAGGAGGTTGAAGAACCTCTTGTCTTAAGGATAAATCTCAGAATTATTCCCTACCCCCATCTCTGTTCATCTCCCCTACTTTACTTCTCCACATAAAAACATTTGAGTTAGTTGGAGAACCCACTTATATCCTTATGGTAGCCTCTAGAGAATCAGGCCATCAAGAAGTTTCTGATAAAATCTGAATATCCAATCTATGACTGTAAGAGAGGATATTCTTTAAAGGTATTAATTAACTTATGCTTATGTTCTTTGTGCTTTTCCCTCTCTAATTATAAGCAAAGAAACAAGCCTTTGTGTTCTCTTGCCCTGAGAGGGCTGAGTTTCTCGGTTGTAAACAGCTGGTGCTTTGACTACAACTTTCTGCCTGACGTTTGTTCTCACAACTTTCTGCCTGGTTTTTGCTCTCCAAAAGTCTGAGCTCCCTGAAATGTTTATGGTAGGGTAGAGAATGAAGGTAGACACATTAAGGTGAGATTCTCTGaaactagaaaggaaaaagaaagttggtGGATCCCAAGAACAGTGAGTGCCCTAGCAAAGAGTTAAGACCTCAACTGCCTAGTACATTTAGTAAGGCCAGACCATAATCCAGAGGACTTTGATGCTCAGAAATGATTACCATTTCACTGTGTGGCAATGGAAGAACAGAATCATTTATCCTAAAGTGATTCCACAAACACAAATGAGGTGCTATCTGTGTGACCATGATGGATTGAGGATAGTAAAGTCTCTTAACAGTTTCTTGGGAAGAAAAGTAATAACTGTAGCCCTGTGAGATGAGCTGAGTTATATTTAATTCTACTAAAAGAAGAAGGATTCCCTGCCACCCTGATTTTGTGGTTACATTCTTTTAATTTACTATAGCTGAAGGtctaaaccttttaaaaaatgtaaataatcatTGCTAAATCCTATGGATTAAAATTCTCTTGCCTTTCCCCTTCTAGGAAATCCTGAGAAGGGAACACTtaccttctttgtctttcctcCAAGTTAGACATCAACTTCTGGAATAACAGCTTGTTCTTATCTTCTAGAGGTTTTAGCATCTCTAGCAGTTCCTGCTTCCTTAGTTTTAAGTCCTCACTCAACTCCTTCAAGTAGTTGTCATCTATTTTTGGACTTCTGTGGGAAGAGACACTATATTTGCCTTCAGCCCGGGCTAATAACAGAGACCCTCTTTTCGTTCCTGGATAGTTACCACTTGGCATCTTCCGTCAAAGACTCACCTTGTTTTGGAAGATAAGTAAGATCCCGGAGAGTTTGAAGCACTTGACATCTTGAAGGAAAACTTCTACTCTAAGAATAAGAAAGGTCTTCTTGAAAATATGTGCCTTCTTGTTCCATTCATTTAAGTCATCATTTTTGTGCTGCTGTTCTTGAAACTCCTGTTTCATTGGACAGATTTTTAGCTACAGGTTGAGGTCACAATGGCGCTAAGACCACAGATTTAACAGGTCTTTTAAATAACTCCAACATCAGAGACAGCTTGTTGACTGAAAATACTAACTACATCTGAGCAGTTCTTGCCTTAGCTTTAACCAAAGCCAAAAGTTTTATTCTGAAGTTTTTGACTGAGTAGGGTAGAATCATAACACATCTATATTATGGAATTCCTATTGTGTTAGAAAATGATGGCTTGTCAAAAATAACTCATCAACACCATCTTCCATGGCAATTGACCTCCATGGAATGCCTACTATCTGTAGGGCACAGCACTGGATTCTGTGAATAAGGAAAAGGTAAAGACAAAGCATCTGCCTCTGGGAGACTTAGGAGGAGGAGGGGATACCTCTaggatacaattttaaaaaaatagaggccagggcttccctggtggcgcagtggttgagagtccgcctgccgatgcaggggacacgggtttgtgccccagtccgggaagatcccacatgccacggagcggctgggccggtgggccgtggccactgagcctgcgcatctggagcctgtgctcggcaacaggagagg
Above is a genomic segment from Tursiops truncatus isolate mTurTru1 chromosome 2, mTurTru1.mat.Y, whole genome shotgun sequence containing:
- the CCDC196 gene encoding coiled-coil domain-containing protein 196 — encoded protein: MSSASNSPGSYLSSKTRSPKIDDNYLKELSEDLKLRKQELLEMLKPLEDKNKLLFQKLMSNLEERQRSLQIMRQIMAGKGNGESSVIELIKEAEETKQNLERKNKMLRKEMEMLWNKTFSTEELSDQQKALQIKNKADLQDRKAPQTPSSSRKTKNELETLYAEKVKEIRKEKQQRKMEWVRYQEQANFIQNDFNGQVIELRIEALKNYQKHNDLKLSLYIQQNFEPKQAFFNLPGSRGTMDTATMSRATTGKSESNRILGAKTYTEQQGAKGSQFDEGRGRLFFLRSRPDEALKD